The nucleotide window CTGGCTAGTGCAAGTGAGCTTGAAGTTCCGCCTACTGCAGGAAACAATGTACATGACTGTGGGAATCATTGACCGCTTTCTTCAGGTTAGTGATTGCATTAAACCCTGGCCAATCTCACTACTACTTTACATGCAATACAGCTTCTATATAGCAAAGTCCTGGCATTCCATTGACAGACTACACCTGTTTCTAACTTCTGCATGTGATTGCATCTCCAACAGGACCACCCAGTCCCCAagaagcagctgcagctggtcGGAGTGACCGCCATGTTCCTTGCTTCCAAATACGAGGAGATGTATCCCCCGGAGATCTCAGACTTTGCCTATGTGACGGACAGGGCATACACCACTGCCCAGATCAGAGATATGGAGATGACCATCCTGCGGGTCCTCAAGTTCCAACTGGGCCGCCCGCTTCCTCTGCAGTTCCTCAGAAGGGCCTCAAAGATTTATGAGGTAGCAGCATCTTACTCCAGCAGAAACTAAACTCAGTGACAGTATTGAGTGTTTAGATATTTACAACCCTTTAACATCTTGGTGCCTCGCCTCAGGTAACTGCTGAGCAGCACACCCTGGCAAAATACCTCCTGGAGCTCACCATGGTTGACTATGAGATGGTTCACTTCCCACCTTCCATGATGGCTAGTGCTGCTCTGGCTCTTACCCTCAAGATCTTGGATGCTGGCGAATGGGTGAGTGTGTTGGCTTCATTTTGCTCGTGTCAACACAAGCACTCGGCTTATTACACACATCCGATCAAATGATACTGGAATTTTGCGACCACATAGAAATGACTTTAGACAATCcagaaatgtcagttttatgAACTGGTacatatttgccttttttattataaaaatgcCAAGATCTACCAAGTGGTAGAAGTTAAAATCGTGTCAGTGTCCTGACTAACTATTGCAGAGACATTTCTGAATCtccatttttgtatttctttgaatcacatactatttttttttttttttttttgtaaaacaaatactGGCCTGGCTGATCAGTTAGTCTCTAGAGCCTAAAGTTGCCTCtagatttttgatttaaaaaaaaaacattttcagcatttctgAAATCTCTCCTCAGGATGTGACACTGCAGCACTACATGGACTACACAGCAGAGAGTTTGATTCCTGTAATGGCACACATTGCCAAGAATGTTGTGAAAGTGAATGACGGGCTGACTAAGCACATAGTAAGTTGTAACAAAACTCTTACAATCTTAATTTGATTTCACTGAACTTTTCAGCCAGATCGGAACCAAATTACATGgtctctgtgggttttttttaaaaattgtgattCTGTAGACTCTGCCGCAAGGCACATAATTGGAGAGCCTTAAACATCTTGGCCAGAGAATTTCAATGACACTTTAGCTATATTTCTGACTCTGAATCTTTGCTGCTTTGCAGGCCATCAAAGGAAAGTACTCAACTTCAAAGCAGATGAGAATTGCCACCATCTCACAGCTCAAATCTTCATATGTGAAGGATCTTGCAAAGCAGCCCACCCAGTGAGATGACTAAatgtgcccttttttttttttttttcttagcacCATGTGCTGATTTTGTACAGTTGtaacttaacttttttttttttaacgtgacTGAAGGATCAGCACATTAAGGACCGTGTCAGTGGCTTGCATGTTTTAACCAACTGAGATTGTACATACGTTTACTGACCATTTGCCAAAGCATGCGACAAGTTTGAATTCCTTGTCCCTGGCTTCCAGTCTGAAATCTAGCCCTCCAAAGTTGTAACACAAGGCAGTTCAGTCATCAAATTAAGAGAACTGACTTGCTCTTCAGTGAAGTGAGCCATGTCACCTTATTGGACACAGTTACACCAAATGACTACTGTAATGCTACCAATTCactattttcagtgtgttttacagCATGGATTGTTAATGCACTACTTATTGTTGGCAGACTGAATATCCCCTATCCTGAGTATCCTTGAACACAATATTTGACACTTCTGCACTCAAATGTTGCCCCACACTAACTTGACCAAAGTCACAAACTTAAGTCCCTGGTGTATctatttttataaattactAGCTTAACTACTGCCAAGCTGTTGGAAATCAAACTTGTTGCATGCTTTCAGAATGGCCAGCCATGGAAAGGTCCAGAGCGCAGGTCTGGACCTTTTTCATGGTATAATTTTCTAAATGTGACAGTGAGTGTCTTAAATGTAcagcaatacatttttaaaatggttttacaTTCTTAAATGTCTTGTTCTTAAAGCATCTATTAAATGGTTTCGACCAGACATTTGCTCCCTTGTCATGCCTTTTGCTCACCACTAGAGGCTGCTGTAAGACTTAAGTTGTTCCCCCTCCTCCAGTTCTCTGCCCCATGTGAGATTATGTGAATTCAGGGTACTAACTGTCATGATAGAGTTGCCATTTCAGGTTTAATTATGCAGGAGTATCTCACGTCAGTCTTTGACTAAAGCTGACTAGATGTGGTGGTAAGTAAAGAAATCGACCTTTTTATAAATCTCTCTCCTACATTTTCTGATTGCCTGTTGTTGCTGCTACAGTATTCCTGAACATTAGGGCTGGGCAATATACTGAGACAAGACACATTTCAGTACAGAATCCATGCAACTCAGTAGCTCATGCTCTACTTTGGAGGCCAAAAATGAATCTTCCCCCTCCCCCCCCAAAATAAACAAGGGGCATCTAGACCCTGTCAGATATTGGACAGTCACCCAACTTTGACCAATGAACTTGGGGGCAAGACTATCAGTTAAGACTGAAGTGTTTGAAGAGCATTGCCTGTTTTGTTGAAtcttgtcgtttttttttttttgtttgtttttggtagAATAAATTACAAACTGAATCGTAACCTTGCTATCATATCTCTTGTGTAATGATTCTGATTGACATGGAATAAACCTccactaaacttttttttttttaaccccctGTAATGGCTCTGTGCCCCAGTCAGAATTATCACACCAGTGGCTCTCCAATAGATATAGGCCAATAAAGGCCATGTGCACAAACATCAGTACTTGAGAGGTAACAAGTTGCAAAACAGGTAATTTAGTTAAAATAGTATCTTAATTACATAtattgtccaccagagagcactgaagttttttttttttttttctctgaagtatCTGCCTGAAATCCAGTATTCAGTAGGCAGTACTATCCAGTATTAAGGATCTGTGTAAAAGGGCAGCGTTGCAAAGCAGTAGGCCAATGACACAGTAGatgttttgacttgtcacagtaggaaaaacacaggtcttaccaataacattaacaatggctcagttTTATTCCAGAGCACAATATCAGGACCCTGAGACCAAAGCAGCTACGTGGAATTCAGCCGTCATGATTTAGGTTATTTACACCTATGTTTTTCCTGCTAtggcatgtcaaaatgtcttatGGGAAAAAGGCCTAGAAGCAAGATCGCTTTACGGTGACACTTGAGTTGAAgggtttaaaaattaaataccTTGATTTTTCTTCTCGGGTCAATTCACATTCCGGCAAAACTAAGTCTGAAGATGTTGTGGTGTAATTCCATCGCCTACCCCTTCATCTGAGTCATAGTCTTTAATACAGACACATGGAGTTCTCATGTAAGCTGCAGATGCAAAGGCTCCACACAGCTTCAAATACATCACACCAAGCCACAAGTATTTAAAGCTAATGGACAAAGCAGAGTGGGATCTATTATCACTTTAACCCATTCACAGCTGAGACCCTGGGGAAACCAGACTCCCCTATCCATCGTCACACCCCCAGGGGGACGCCCGGAGAGCTTTGTTGTACAAGACCACCTGCCATCTGCATGACATGAGTCACTGTGTACATCACCCGGGTCATAAGGCCGTTGCTCCTAAAGGCCTTCTGGATAACACTTTACTACATCTATTGCTGTAGAGGCCAAGACCAGAAatcatctgctgctgaaaggggaaaaacactATTTGGCACATTTGGAGTTTGGGTTTATTGAAGTTCATGCACAGAGTTCAAACAATGAAATATGAGACCTATGTTCCACATAAAAGATCAGTGGTGCATACACTGTCTTGTGAGGTAGAAACACAGCCAAACCATGCTTTGATAGTTTCAGAAGTTCGATAAATTGTTCGACACTACCCTGATCTGAGATTCTAAACTATGCATCTGCTACCTGACATGACATACAGGCAGTAATGATGACACCTTAAGAGCACATCCCTTTCATCCATCTAGCACTGCttctgttgttttccacagAGACACATGATAAATAGTCTTAGTTATCGCGGAAAGCCGGGCTTTTAAACCGACAGATCATACTGAGAATTCATACTTGGAGGCTGAGGTCATGACTGAGCAGCCATATCAGTTTACAAGAGAGATTCCTCCTGTGCAGGGCTCCAAACCATACACTTGCAGCTGCCTGGAACACCATTCGGCCTTTCTGAGAGATTCGGCTGTGTGGCATTTATTATGATGGAAAATCGAACATAGCTTAAGACAACTTAGCAACTCAACACTGAAACACCATGTTTGCTAGTAATCCTACAGTGCTTAAAGGGtaagttcacccaaattacacatacacaacaaaaaaaatatttcatcactCAACCTTTGTGGTATTTAACCATGCACACAGATTTGGTTTTATGTGCAGGGTGAAAGAACGGCCTCTGGGAGTTCTGCCTCCACTGCAATACAaaggaggtgaatggaatttacTTTGTGGTACtcaaaaaattggaaaattacttactcaaaattaaacaatgatGTGCCTTTTACTGGCAGCACGCTGATGTGCCACCAACTATTGAGCAACCCTGTGCATTTTTCCTGCATGTCACAGTTTACACGTCTgcctcaaaaaacatgtttctccTGTGATGAGAATGACAGACCACGCAATCAGAGCTGATACAAACATATGCACAGACACTAGACCCACTCCAACACAACCACGCAGCCTTACTTGACCTGATTTGACTGAATATTACTCAGACCAACTCTTCAGTTAGGTCTTGGATTATAGGAATCTCCACAATTGAAACTATTAGCCTTTAACAGAAAACCTACTGACTTTGgcaatcccctgacttttcatccagcaccaccagcaAGTTGACATCTTTACTTCACAGCGAAATAAGTCAacatcacacacattcatggttcccagacaaagtatcctaatgactttgacGATCCCCTAACATTTAATCTAGTTCCATCATAAGGttgtcattttggttttttattgaaatatctttCAATAAAACTATTGAACTGTTGGCTGGATCTGATTCAGATATTCATGTCAAcctcaaaattaattttaataactttggtgatcttgAATTTTGGTGAtgttcaaattttcagtttgtccaatactttggttgaTGAGCCTTTCTAGCAAAACTG belongs to Xiphias gladius isolate SHS-SW01 ecotype Sanya breed wild chromosome 20, ASM1685928v1, whole genome shotgun sequence and includes:
- the ccnb1 gene encoding G2/mitotic-specific cyclin-B1, encoding MALRVTRNRLASTRTDLGGKACSGTGPSLKPRAALGEIGNIAVNKEAQKKNIKTEATKKTKVTTKVEKAAVIEQPKPKNVAPVIPEPAVQVLPEPASPTPMETSGCEPADLCQAFSDVMLHSAIRDVDADDYDNPMLCSEYVKDIYKYLRQLEAEQNVRPTYLQGQEVTGNMRAILIDWLVQVSLKFRLLQETMYMTVGIIDRFLQDHPVPKKQLQLVGVTAMFLASKYEEMYPPEISDFAYVTDRAYTTAQIRDMEMTILRVLKFQLGRPLPLQFLRRASKIYEVTAEQHTLAKYLLELTMVDYEMVHFPPSMMASAALALTLKILDAGEWDVTLQHYMDYTAESLIPVMAHIAKNVVKVNDGLTKHIAIKGKYSTSKQMRIATISQLKSSYVKDLAKQPTQ